The DNA segment TCCTCTATGCCGCCCGCTCGGAGAATGCGGCACCCAACCATAGTTCCGCGGTCGTTCTCGCGGAGTTCGGCACCTACTCCGCGACGGCCGCGGACAATGACACGGACTACTCCTTCATTTCGTTCGTCATCAGCTACACACAGGGTTCCAGCCAGTTCAACATCAGCGCCTTCAATGGGCTGAACCTCATCGGCAGCGGCACCGTGACCGGTTTCAGTTCCAGCCTTACCTTCACCCAGACCACCACCGCTTTCCTAGCCGCTGTGGGCAACACCAGCACTTCCGTGCTCTACCTCGACAACGTCCGGGTCGAGACCGTGCCGGAGCCGACAGCGGCCGCGCTCGCATCGCTGGCATTGATCGGTCTCGTCCACCGGCGGAGACGCCGGTGAAGGAAGGAGCAGGGCTCCATCCGCACGCCCTCTAGCGATTAAAATCCAGTTCCGCTTCCTTTTGCCGGATCGTGCGGGACACTTCATCCCGCCTGCGCTCGGCGTCCCGCAGTTCATCCCGCGCATCCATCCACTTTGTCCGCGCCTCCGGGATCACCGCCGCATACTCCGGCTCCTCCGGGCGGCTTGCGTGCTTCTCATAGGTGGCGACATCGTCTTTCAGACTGGTGATTCTCAGTTCCAAAGAAGCCACTTCCGCCTTTGCGAAGGCGATCTCCCGCTCGGCGGCGGCCCGTTTTGCGGCAGCCTGCGGATCGCCACAGGAGGACAGGGCGAGCAGCAATAATCCGAGAGCGGTGGACCGGAGGAGGGTCATCCACTGATCCCAAAGGTCGGGCGTGGGAAAGTCCACAAGGATCAGACAAAAATACCCAGAAAGGAGGGTGGACATTGCGGCGAGCCGCTATGTCTGCTGCGCTCCCATTCCTGTCCACCGGCGGCATTGGCGAGTCAGGAAGGAGCACCGATTGGGTATCGACTTCGCCTTTGCAGTAAATCCCATGCTGCTTCCCAATTTGGTCCAGATAATTGGTCCTGCCCTTCTTTCATCTCCACGCAGGCACAAAAAAACCTCCTGAAAAGGAGGTTGTTAAGTGGTCGGGGCGGCCAGATTCGAACTGACGACATCCTGCTCCCAAAGCAGGCGCTCTACCAGGCTGAGCTACGCCCCGCGACCGGGCGCGCACCGTTGCTGATTCGGGCAACCAGATCAAGAAATACTTACACAGATTTGAAATTTCTCTCCATCCCGCTTCCCGCCGTCGTTCTTTCGGTTGGATATCCCCCCGGCATCCATGGCAGAACGTCCCGGTACCGATGAAGCCGACCGCCCTTTCGCTGATGATCATCCTGTCATGCGGCTGCCTCCAGCTACCGCCATCGACCGGTGAAGGCATCCGCAAGCCTTTCCTGGATGCCGTTGCCCGGCCCCACCGGATCGAGGCCTACCAGCGGCAGGGCAAATCCCGTGCGGAGGCCGAACGCCTGGCCGAACGGGATGAAACGAGGACCAAATGAGGCTGACTGCCGTCCCTTCCTCCCCCTCCAGCGCTTTCTTGACACAAAGAACGGCATCCTCCAGCGTTTCCCCACATACGACAGGGGTGCTCCTCGATCATGGAGCCGAGATTTTCCGATGCGCGGGATAGACCCTCCGAACCTGACGCGGGTCACGCCGCCGTAGGAAGTCGAGCCCATCCCTCTTCTCTCTTCCGGCCACGTTTTCCGCAAACGTGGCCATTTTCATTTCCTACCGCCTCACAAGTCTTCCTGAAAACTGAACACTGAAAACCAGCAAACTTTCTTCTCCCATGATCTCCACCGACGAATCCACCGGCACCCCGGCTCCTGACGCATCCACCGTGAAACACGACGCCTCCCGCGCCCCCCTGCCCCGCTCCACCCGGGTCTATGTCCAGGGCGAGCTGTTCCCGGAGGTGCAGGTCCCCATGCGCGAGATCTCCCTTTCCGACACGAAGTCCTTCAACGGCAAGATCGAGCCGAACGCGCCGGTCCGCGTCTATGATTGTTCCGGCCCGTGGGGCGATCCCGCCTTCACCGGCACCGTCGAGGAAGGCCTGCCCGCCCTCCGACGCGAGTGGATCCTGAAGCGCGGCGACGTCGAGGCCTACGAGGGCCGCCCGGTGAAGCCGCAGGACAACGGCTACCTGACGGAAAAGCACGTCGAGTTCGCCTCGAAATCGGAGCGCGCCAACAAGTTCGTCGAGTTCCCCGGCCTCACGGCCGACCGCCGCCAGCCGCTGCGCGCCACCGGCAAGGCCGTCACCCAGCTCGCCTACGCCCGCGCCGGCGTCATCACCCCGGAGATGGAATACGTCGCCATCCGGGAAAACATGCGCCGCGCCCAGATGGCGGACATGAAGGATGACATCCTCCGCAACCACTTGGACAAGCAGCACAACGGATCCCACCAGTCCCCGGACAGCCCCTACACCCCGGGCATCTTCGGCCGGTTCCCTCAGCGCATCCCGGCGGAGATCACCCCGGAGTTCGTCCGCAGCGAGGTTGCCGCTGGCCGCGCGATCATCCCGCTCAACATCAACCACCCGGAGTGCGAGCCGATGGCCATCGGCCGGAATTTTCTCGTCAAGATCAACGCCAACATCGGCAACAGCGCCGTCGCCTCCTCCATCGAGGAAGAGGTGGAGAAAATGCGCTGGGCCACGAAGTGGGGCGCGGACACCGTGATGGACCTCTCCACCGGCAAGAACATCCACGCCACCCGGGAGTGGATCCTGCGGAACTCCCCCGTCCCCATCGGCACCGTGCCCATCTATCAGGCGCTGGAAAAAG comes from the Luteolibacter sp. SL250 genome and includes:
- the thiC gene encoding phosphomethylpyrimidine synthase ThiC → MISTDESTGTPAPDASTVKHDASRAPLPRSTRVYVQGELFPEVQVPMREISLSDTKSFNGKIEPNAPVRVYDCSGPWGDPAFTGTVEEGLPALRREWILKRGDVEAYEGRPVKPQDNGYLTEKHVEFASKSERANKFVEFPGLTADRRQPLRATGKAVTQLAYARAGVITPEMEYVAIRENMRRAQMADMKDDILRNHLDKQHNGSHQSPDSPYTPGIFGRFPQRIPAEITPEFVRSEVAAGRAIIPLNINHPECEPMAIGRNFLVKINANIGNSAVASSIEEEVEKMRWATKWGADTVMDLSTGKNIHATREWILRNSPVPIGTVPIYQALEKVNGKAEDLTWELYRDTLIEQAEQGVDYFTIHAGVLLRFVPLTASRMTGIVSRGGSIMAKWCLAHHKENFLYTHWDEICDICAAYDVSFSIGDGLRPGSIADANDKAQFGELQVQGELTERAWAKGCQVMNEGPGHVPMHMIEENMAKQLEWCHEAPFYTLGPLTTDIAPGYDHITSGIGAAMIGWYGCAMLCYVTPKEHLGLPNKDDVKVGVITYKLAAHAADLAKGHPGAQYRDNALSKARFEFRWEDQFNLGLDPETAREFHDETLPQDGAKTAHFCSMCGPHFCSMKISDDVRKYAAEQGLSEEEALKAGMDEKSKEFAEAGAEVYVPA